CCGCCAGGACGGCGCCCATCTCGGCGGCCGGGCCGGGGTCCAGGAGCAGGTGGTGCTCGGCGTCGACCGGGTAGTCCTCGATCTCGCCCTCCACGAGCGGGCCCCAGTTGGACCGCCCGGTGGGCGCCTCCCCGGTGCGGCCCCGCAGGGCGGTGAAGAACACCACGTCGCCGCGGAACCGTCCCGGCCGGTACTCCCCGGCCTGCCGGAGCCCGTTCTCGTAGTTGCGGTAGACGTTGACGAGGTCGTCCTCGCCGAGGGTGGCGAGGGCGTCGTCGCGGGCGGCGAGGATCCCCATGATCTGCTCCATGTCGGGGTTGCCGTCCGGGGCGATCGCCCTGGCGTCGACGCCGATGCCCTGCAGCAGCTCGGGCAGGATCTCCCGCTCGTCCCCCGCGAGGTCCTGGCCGTGGTAGGAGTCGATGAGCGCGAGCAGCCCGACGGTCTCGCCCTCGGCCTGGAGCCGTACGGCCATCTCGTAGGCGACGAGCCCGCCGAGCGACCAGCCCACGAGGTGGTAGGGCCCGGACGGCCGCACCGACCTGATCTGCTCCAGGTAGTCGCCGGCCATCTCCGCCACGGACTCCGGCAGGTCGGACCGCGTGAACGCGCGGGCCTGCAGCCCGTAGACCGGCTGGTCGGGCCCGAGGTGCCGCTGGAACTGCAGGTAGGGCCAGGCGAGGCCGCCGGCCGGGTGGACGAAGAACACCGGCGGGCGGGACCCGGACGTCCGGATCGCGAGCAGCACCTCGAAGCCGATGCGGTCGCCCGGGTCGCCGGCCCTGGCGAGCGCCTCGACGGTCTGGTGGGTGAACACGTCGCGGGGCGTCAACTCGACGCCGGCCTGCCGGGCGCGGTTGGCGAGCTTCAGCGCGGCGATGCTGTCGCCGCCGAGGTCGAAGAAGCTGACGTCGGCGGCGACCCGGTCGAGGCCGAGGACGTCGGCGACGATCCCGCACAGCCGCTCCTCCTCCGGGGTGCGCGGGTCGCGGCCGCCGGCGGCGGCGTAGTCGGGGGCGGGCAGGGCGCGCCGGTCGAGCTTGCCGGTCGGGCCGACGGGGAACGTGTCCAGCCGGACGAACGCGGCGGGCACCATGTACTCCGGCAGCCTCGCCCGGACGAACTCGCGCAGGCCGTCCACCGGACGCCCCTCGCCGGCGGTTCCGGGGGCCGCGTCCTCCCGGGCGGCCAGGGCCGGCGCGATGACGTAGGCGACGAGGGCCTTGGCGCCGGGCGCCTCCTCCCGGGCGACGACGGCGACGTTGGCGACGTCCGGGTGCGCGGCGATCGCCGCCTCGACCTCGCCCAGCTCGATCCGGAATCCGCGGATCTTGACCTGGAGGTCGGCGCGGTCGACGTACTCCAGGTTCCCGTCGGGCCGCCACCGCATGAGGTCGCCGGTCCGGTACATGCGGTCCCCGGGCGCGCCGAACGGGTCGGCGACGAACCGCCCGGCGGTGAGCGCGGGCCGCCGCAGGTAGCCGCGGGCGACGCCGGCGCCCGCGAGGTAGGCCTCGCCGACGACGCCGGGCGGGACGGGGCGCAGGCCCTGGTCGAGCACGTAGACGCGCATGTCGTCGCAGGGCCGGCCGAGGACCGGCGTGCGCTCCGCCGGGTCGGAGAGGGGCCCGCGCAGCGGCGCGGCGGTCGTGTACGTGGTGGCCTCGGTGGGCCCGTACACGTGGACGACCTCGGTGTCCGGGCAGGCGGCGAGGACCTTGCGCATCGCGGCGGGCGACCCGGCCTCCCCGCCGGTCAGCACCTCGCGGAGCCGGGCGAAGGTGTGCGGGCGCTCCTCGCCGACGAGGTTGAACAGGGTGGTGGTGAGGAAGGCGGCGGTGACGTCCTCGGTCTCGATGACCTCCTGCAGCGCGGCGGCGTCCAGGTGGCCGGGGGGCGCGATGACGGCCGTGCCGCCGTTCAGCAGCGGCGTCCACAGCTCGTAGGTCGACGCGTCGAACGCGTGCGAGGAGTGGACGAGGACCCGGTCGTGGGCGCCGCCCCGGAGCCGGCCGTCGGTGGCGAGGGCGACGGCGTCGCGGTGCGTCACCATGACGCCCTTCGGCAGGCCGGTGGAGCCGGAGGTGAAGAAGACGAAGGCGAGCTGGTCCGGCAGGCACGGAACGCCCGGGTCGGTGTCCGGGGCGCCGGCGAGGTCCGGGGCGTCCACGGCGACGATCCGCGCGGCGGTGCCGAGGGCGGCGGCGCGGTCGCGCATGGCGCCGTCGACGACCAGGACGGGCGCGCCGACCTCGCCGATCGCCCACGCGATCCGCTCCGGCGGCTGCCCGGGGTGGACGGGCGCGTAGGCGCCGCCCGCCTTGAGGACCGCCAGGGACGCGACGGCGACGTCGGCGGACCGTTCGAGCAGGAGGGCGACGCACGTCTCCGGTCGGACGCCCAGCTCGACCAGCCGGTGCGCCAGCCGGTTCGCGCGCGCGTCCAGTTCGGCGTAGGTGGTCGACTCGCCGGCGGCGCGGAGGGCGGTCGCGTCCGGGGTCTTCGCGCACTGCGCGGCGAACCCGCCGGTGAGGGTGCCGGGGGCGCGGCCCGTCCCGGCGCCCTGCCAGTTCCGCAGGACGTCGGCGCATTCCTCGTCGTCCAGGACGCGGACGCGGCCGAGCGGCAGGTTCGGCCGGTGCGCGACGGCGTCCAGGATGCGCAGGAGGCGCCGCATCAGCCGCTCGGCGTCGTCCCGGCCGAACAGGT
The sequence above is a segment of the Actinomadura coerulea genome. Coding sequences within it:
- a CDS encoding non-ribosomal peptide synthetase — translated: MSRSQLEDILPLSPLQEGLFFHALYDSGHDVYTAQIVFDLRGPLDADALKAAAATLLRRHANLRAGFRQRKEGSPVQVVHRTVRLPWQDEDLSALPEPEREARARELAAAERARPFDMARPPLLRFMLIRLADGLHRMVFTNHHILLDGWSTPVLQTELFALYLAGGDDAGMPRVAPYKNYLAWLAAQDRPAAEDAWRRALDGVHEPTLVAPGAPEPDLGGGTPGRVRTLLTEDLTSALNTRARAQGVTLNTVVQLAWAALIGGLTGSDDVVFGAAVSGRPPELPGVEQMIGLFINTLPIRVRVRPADTVAEALTRLQDEQAALMPHHHLGLADIQRLTGTGTLFDTMTVLENYPFDPDAAGADLGGLTLRDVDGYDATHYPLTFAAVPGRRLSLRIDHRPDLFGRDDAERLMRRLLRILDAVAHRPNLPLGRVRVLDDEECADVLRNWQGAGTGRAPGTLTGGFAAQCAKTPDATALRAAGESTTYAELDARANRLAHRLVELGVRPETCVALLLERSADVAVASLAVLKAGGAYAPVHPGQPPERIAWAIGEVGAPVLVVDGAMRDRAAALGTAARIVAVDAPDLAGAPDTDPGVPCLPDQLAFVFFTSGSTGLPKGVMVTHRDAVALATDGRLRGGAHDRVLVHSSHAFDASTYELWTPLLNGGTAVIAPPGHLDAAALQEVIETEDVTAAFLTTTLFNLVGEERPHTFARLREVLTGGEAGSPAAMRKVLAACPDTEVVHVYGPTEATTYTTAAPLRGPLSDPAERTPVLGRPCDDMRVYVLDQGLRPVPPGVVGEAYLAGAGVARGYLRRPALTAGRFVADPFGAPGDRMYRTGDLMRWRPDGNLEYVDRADLQVKIRGFRIELGEVEAAIAAHPDVANVAVVAREEAPGAKALVAYVIAPALAAREDAAPGTAGEGRPVDGLREFVRARLPEYMVPAAFVRLDTFPVGPTGKLDRRALPAPDYAAAGGRDPRTPEEERLCGIVADVLGLDRVAADVSFFDLGGDSIAALKLANRARQAGVELTPRDVFTHQTVEALARAGDPGDRIGFEVLLAIRTSGSRPPVFFVHPAGGLAWPYLQFQRHLGPDQPVYGLQARAFTRSDLPESVAEMAGDYLEQIRSVRPSGPYHLVGWSLGGLVAYEMAVRLQAEGETVGLLALIDSYHGQDLAGDEREILPELLQGIGVDARAIAPDGNPDMEQIMGILAARDDALATLGEDDLVNVYRNYENGLRQAGEYRPGRFRGDVVFFTALRGRTGEAPTGRSNWGPLVEGEIEDYPVDAEHHLLLDPGPAAEMGAVLAVKLDKLHSGTRDH